In Vicia villosa cultivar HV-30 ecotype Madison, WI unplaced genomic scaffold, Vvil1.0 ctg.000888F_1_1, whole genome shotgun sequence, a single genomic region encodes these proteins:
- the LOC131631948 gene encoding serine/arginine-rich splicing factor RSZ21-like isoform X2: MLEQEIKIEFLWHNHFLISPTIIQNSPEFSVTGFGRMARVYIGNLDPRVTERELEDEFRFYGVLRSVWVARRPPGYAFIEFDDRRDALDAIHALDGKNGWRVELSHNSKSGGGGRGGGRDGRGGEDLKCYECGEPGHFARECRSLGGSRGLGGRRRSPSPYYRRRRSPSYGYGRRSYSPHGRSPRRRSITPRGRSYSRSPPYRYSRRDSPYANGYE; encoded by the exons atgttagaacaagagATAAAAATAGAATTTCTATGGCATAATCACTTCCTAATTTCTCCCACGATCATCCAAAATTCTCCAGAATTCTCAGTTACAG gttttggaAGAATGGCTCGGGTTTATATTGGGAATTTGGACCCTCGAGTCACTGAGAGGGAACTTGAAGATGAATTTCGCTTTTACGGTGTTCTCCGAAG TGTCTGGGTTGCCCGAAGACCGCCAGGATATGCGTTTATCGAGTTTGATGATCGGAGGGATGCCCTTGATGCAATTCATGCTTTAGATG GAAAAAATGGTTGGCGTGTAGAGCTTTCTCATAATTCTAAGAGTGGAGGAGGAGGCCGTGGTGGTGGGCGCGATGGGCGTGGAGGAGAAGATCTAAAATGCTATGAATGTGGTGAGCCTGGACACTTTGCCCGGGAGTGCCGTTCACTCGGTGGATCACGAGGCCTAGGTGGAAGGAGGCGCAGTCCTAGTCCTTATTACCGGCGTCGTCGAAGTCCAAGTTATGGTTACGGCCGCAG GAGTTATAGCCCTCATGGGAGATCCCCAAGACGACGTAGCATAACACCTCGTGGCCGTAGCTACAGCAGGTCCCCTCCATACCGTTATTCTCGCCGTGATTCACCTTACGCCAATGGGTACGAGTGA
- the LOC131631948 gene encoding serine/arginine-rich splicing factor RSZ21-like isoform X1, which yields MLEQEIKIEFLWHNHFLISPTIIQNSPEFSVTGFGRMARVYIGNLDPRVTERELEDEFRFYGVLRSVWVARRPPGYAFIEFDDRRDALDAIHALDGKNGWRVELSHNSKSGGGGRGGGRDGRGGEDLKCYECGEPGHFARECRSLGGSRGLGGRRRSPSPYYRRRRSPSYGYGRRSYSPHGRSPRRRSITPRGRSYSRSPPYRYSRRDSPYANGYED from the exons atgttagaacaagagATAAAAATAGAATTTCTATGGCATAATCACTTCCTAATTTCTCCCACGATCATCCAAAATTCTCCAGAATTCTCAGTTACAG gttttggaAGAATGGCTCGGGTTTATATTGGGAATTTGGACCCTCGAGTCACTGAGAGGGAACTTGAAGATGAATTTCGCTTTTACGGTGTTCTCCGAAG TGTCTGGGTTGCCCGAAGACCGCCAGGATATGCGTTTATCGAGTTTGATGATCGGAGGGATGCCCTTGATGCAATTCATGCTTTAGATG GAAAAAATGGTTGGCGTGTAGAGCTTTCTCATAATTCTAAGAGTGGAGGAGGAGGCCGTGGTGGTGGGCGCGATGGGCGTGGAGGAGAAGATCTAAAATGCTATGAATGTGGTGAGCCTGGACACTTTGCCCGGGAGTGCCGTTCACTCGGTGGATCACGAGGCCTAGGTGGAAGGAGGCGCAGTCCTAGTCCTTATTACCGGCGTCGTCGAAGTCCAAGTTATGGTTACGGCCGCAG GAGTTATAGCCCTCATGGGAGATCCCCAAGACGACGTAGCATAACACCTCGTGGCCGTAGCTACAGCAGGTCCCCTCCATACCGTTATTCTCGCCGTGATTCACCTTACGCCAATGGGTACGA aGATTAA
- the LOC131631948 gene encoding serine/arginine-rich splicing factor RSZ21-like isoform X3, whose protein sequence is MLEQEIKIEFLWHNHFLISPTIIQNSPEFSVTGFGRMARVYIGNLDPRVTERELEDEFRFYGVLRSVWVARRPPGYAFIEFDDRRDALDAIHALDGKNGWRVELSHNSKSGGGGRGGGRDGRGGEDLKCYECGEPGHFARECRSLGGSRGLGGRRRSPSPYYRRRRSPSYGYGRRSYSPHGRSPRRRSITPRGRSYSRSPPYRYSRRDSPYANGD, encoded by the exons atgttagaacaagagATAAAAATAGAATTTCTATGGCATAATCACTTCCTAATTTCTCCCACGATCATCCAAAATTCTCCAGAATTCTCAGTTACAG gttttggaAGAATGGCTCGGGTTTATATTGGGAATTTGGACCCTCGAGTCACTGAGAGGGAACTTGAAGATGAATTTCGCTTTTACGGTGTTCTCCGAAG TGTCTGGGTTGCCCGAAGACCGCCAGGATATGCGTTTATCGAGTTTGATGATCGGAGGGATGCCCTTGATGCAATTCATGCTTTAGATG GAAAAAATGGTTGGCGTGTAGAGCTTTCTCATAATTCTAAGAGTGGAGGAGGAGGCCGTGGTGGTGGGCGCGATGGGCGTGGAGGAGAAGATCTAAAATGCTATGAATGTGGTGAGCCTGGACACTTTGCCCGGGAGTGCCGTTCACTCGGTGGATCACGAGGCCTAGGTGGAAGGAGGCGCAGTCCTAGTCCTTATTACCGGCGTCGTCGAAGTCCAAGTTATGGTTACGGCCGCAG GAGTTATAGCCCTCATGGGAGATCCCCAAGACGACGTAGCATAACACCTCGTGGCCGTAGCTACAGCAGGTCCCCTCCATACCGTTATTCTCGCCGTGATTCACCTTACGCCAATGG aGATTAA